A genomic window from Silene latifolia isolate original U9 population chromosome Y, ASM4854445v1, whole genome shotgun sequence includes:
- the LOC141627418 gene encoding uncharacterized protein LOC141627418: MRVVMAQSNEKSKDAVSSVRVCSRWSLEEDRALVSAMRDLLDLGGWKADNGQFKNGAYAKIESLMEQKLPGCGKKAKPHIESRVKTLQKHYDAITDMLIPQASGFGWNDEGKFVTCEQSVWDNWQKSHKNAAGLRNRPFPLIEEIGRIWGKDRATGLEGDSIQDVLEEMEDQERDDQEEEQVPLSNTQEVPNHTEVEHSPLSEPSNRKTKRARTETIEALRQFSFTLDKMSNVMEAAGEHMGRLANCFKHESESADRRMQVTSEIMKIEGLTPLGLYQSIKTNRYKPP, encoded by the exons ATGCGTGTAGTGATGGCTCAGTCCAATGAAAAAAGTAAGGATGCTGTAAGTTCGGTAAGAGTTTGCTCAAGATGGTCGCTTGAAGAAGATCGTGCACTTGTTAGTGCAATGCGAGATCTTCTTGATCTTGGAGGTTGGAAAGCAGACAATGGTCAGTTTAAAAATGGAGCTTATGCTAAAATTGAATCTCTTATGGAGCAAAAATTGCCCGGGTGTGGAAAGAAAGCTAAGCCTCACATTGAATCAAGAGTCAAGACTCTCCAAAAACATTATGATGCAATTACTGACATGTTGATCCCACAAGCTAGTGGATTCGGTTGGAATGAcgaaggaaagtttgtgacctgTGAACAATCTGTTTGGGATAATTGGCAGAAA AGCCATAAAAATGCTGCAGGTCTGAGAAATAGGCCATTTCCCCTGATTGAAGAGATAGGAAGAATTTGGGGAAAAGATAGAGCTACAGGATTGGAGGGTGATAGTATACAAGATGTATTAGAGGAGATGGAGGATCAAGAGAGAGACGACCAAGAGGAAGAGCAAGTGCCTTTATCTAACACTCAAGAGGTACCAAACCATACAGAGGTTGAGCATTCACCTTTAAGTGAGCCTTCAAATAGAAAGACCAAAAGGGCTAGAACTGAAACTATTGAAGCTTTGAGACAATTCTCTTTTACACTTGATAAAATGAGTAATGTAATGGAAGCTGCTGGTGAACATATGGGAAGACTTGCTAACTGCTTTAAACACGAGTCTGAGTCAGCCGATCGAAGAATGCAAGTAACTTCAGAGATAATGAAGATTGAAGGGTTAACTCCGCTCGGGTTATATCAAAGCATCAAAACAAATCGCTACAAACCCCCTTGA